From a region of the Methanolobus tindarius DSM 2278 genome:
- the purL gene encoding phosphoribosylformylglycinamidine synthase subunit PurL, which yields MLPEDDLKIITEKMGREPNLVEQGCFLNLWSEHCSYRSSAPLLKTFTTTGDKVIIGPGDDAAIISFGNGWVLAIGMESHNHPSYVDPYNGAATGVGGIVRDIISMGARPIALMDPLYFGPLNNPKNLYLFEHIIEGIAGYGNCIGVPVVRGEAFFDESYSGNPLVNVVAVGLAREENVVTACSQKAGNKLVLMGSTTGRDGLGGASFASRDLSEDSEAEDRPSIQIGDPFTEKLVIEATLEAIGKGYVKSCRDLGAAGLAGASSEMAAKGNLGMKIIADNVILRESGMTPYEILIAESQERMLLEVEPENVDAVLDIAKKYDLNGSMIGELTEELNYTVQFQGEIAADIPVKLLTEGAPTFERPSTAPDERDIGDKPELPADLKQAIIDVLSSHNVASKRWIYRQYDHEVQVRTVTKPGDDAGILRIDGNEGIALSCGCNPRHTLLDPYSGGKGTVVENAMNLAVKGARGIAIVDCLNFGNPERPDIYWQFKHAILGLGDAARDLSIPVVGGNVSLYNESGEFKTAIVPTPSIGLAGYIKDVTKAPAGVFSNEGDTIILVGSTADELGGSEYYNIIGKKNDGKAPQVPENITAVVDALISLAESGKITASHDVSLGGIAVALAEMCEKTGAEVDLSNVAEGLRTDDILFSESYARALITTSEPDAVMEMIGEVPCTVIGTVGGNTLSIQIEDSKTELALEEIKEARESLMNLMME from the coding sequence ATGTTACCTGAAGATGACTTAAAGATCATAACAGAGAAAATGGGAAGAGAACCTAATCTTGTAGAACAGGGATGCTTCCTTAATCTGTGGAGCGAACACTGCTCATATCGCTCAAGCGCACCCCTGCTTAAAACATTTACAACCACCGGAGATAAGGTCATAATCGGCCCTGGTGACGATGCAGCAATTATCAGTTTTGGAAACGGATGGGTACTTGCAATAGGAATGGAGAGCCACAATCACCCATCATATGTTGACCCATACAACGGTGCAGCAACCGGAGTCGGCGGAATTGTGCGTGATATTATTTCCATGGGAGCAAGACCAATAGCACTTATGGACCCTCTTTATTTCGGTCCCCTTAACAACCCGAAAAACCTCTACCTTTTTGAGCACATTATTGAAGGAATTGCAGGATACGGAAACTGTATCGGTGTGCCTGTAGTACGCGGAGAAGCATTCTTTGACGAATCATACAGCGGAAACCCTCTTGTAAACGTGGTAGCTGTAGGACTTGCACGCGAAGAGAATGTTGTGACTGCATGCTCACAGAAAGCAGGTAACAAGCTTGTTCTGATGGGTTCCACCACAGGAAGAGACGGACTTGGAGGAGCATCTTTCGCATCAAGAGACCTTTCTGAAGATTCAGAAGCAGAAGACAGGCCAAGTATCCAGATTGGAGATCCGTTTACAGAGAAACTTGTTATCGAGGCAACACTTGAAGCCATTGGAAAAGGATACGTTAAATCATGCAGGGATCTCGGAGCAGCAGGACTTGCCGGTGCAAGTTCAGAAATGGCAGCAAAAGGTAATCTTGGAATGAAGATCATTGCAGACAATGTTATTCTTCGTGAAAGTGGTATGACTCCTTACGAAATACTTATCGCTGAGTCACAGGAACGTATGCTCCTTGAGGTTGAACCTGAAAACGTGGATGCAGTACTTGACATTGCAAAGAAATACGACCTCAACGGAAGTATGATTGGAGAACTCACTGAGGAACTTAACTATACAGTGCAGTTCCAGGGAGAAATTGCAGCAGACATTCCTGTAAAACTCCTGACAGAAGGTGCACCAACTTTTGAGCGCCCATCAACAGCTCCAGATGAACGTGACATCGGAGATAAGCCGGAACTTCCAGCAGACCTCAAACAGGCAATTATCGATGTGTTGTCATCACACAATGTAGCATCAAAGAGATGGATATACAGGCAGTACGACCATGAAGTACAGGTAAGGACAGTTACAAAACCAGGTGATGATGCAGGCATACTGAGAATCGATGGAAATGAAGGAATAGCACTTTCATGTGGATGCAACCCAAGACACACACTCCTGGACCCATATTCAGGTGGAAAAGGAACCGTTGTTGAAAATGCAATGAACCTTGCAGTAAAAGGTGCACGTGGAATAGCAATTGTAGATTGTCTTAACTTTGGAAACCCTGAAAGACCTGACATTTACTGGCAGTTCAAACATGCAATCCTTGGACTTGGAGATGCTGCAAGAGATTTATCAATACCTGTTGTGGGTGGAAATGTTTCCCTGTATAATGAAAGTGGTGAATTTAAGACAGCAATCGTCCCGACACCGTCAATCGGACTTGCAGGTTATATCAAAGATGTGACAAAAGCTCCAGCTGGTGTGTTCTCAAATGAAGGTGACACAATAATTCTGGTTGGAAGTACAGCCGATGAACTTGGAGGTTCAGAGTACTATAACATCATTGGAAAGAAGAATGATGGTAAAGCACCACAGGTTCCTGAAAACATAACTGCTGTTGTTGATGCACTTATCAGTCTTGCAGAGAGTGGGAAGATTACTGCCTCACACGATGTATCACTTGGTGGAATTGCCGTGGCACTTGCAGAAATGTGTGAAAAGACTGGTGCTGAAGTTGACCTTAGCAATGTAGCAGAAGGTCTTAGAACTGATGACATCCTGTTCTCTGAATCATATGCAAGAGCGCTGATCACAACATCTGAACCGGATGCTGTAATGGAAATGATTGGAGAAGTACCCTGCACAGTCATTGGTACTGTTGGTGGAAACACGCTGAGCATCCAGATTGAAGATTCAAAGACAGAATTAGCTCTTGAAGAAATCAAAGAGGCAAGAGAAAGCCTCATGAATTTGATGATGGAATAA
- a CDS encoding DUF378 domain-containing protein, which yields MNSIDWVAMVLVIIGGLNWGLFGVSSNLNLVEMIFGYSIIARIVYILVGLSALYMIYFAFQNKE from the coding sequence ATGAATAGCATTGACTGGGTAGCCATGGTACTGGTCATAATAGGAGGTCTTAACTGGGGTTTATTTGGAGTCTCCTCTAATCTGAATCTGGTAGAAATGATCTTCGGATACAGTATCATAGCCAGAATCGTTTATATTCTGGTTGGTCTGTCTGCACTGTACATGATTTATTTTGCATTCCAAAATAAAGAATAA
- a CDS encoding TRAM domain-containing protein — MFNNNDRESTAPVDVGETYEVTIEDLAREGDGIARVEGFVIFVPDTQVGDTVNIKITRVLRKFGFAEKEE; from the coding sequence TTGTTTAATAACAATGACAGAGAATCAACAGCTCCAGTAGATGTTGGCGAGACATACGAAGTAACAATTGAAGACCTTGCAAGAGAAGGAGACGGCATCGCCAGAGTAGAGGGCTTTGTAATTTTTGTGCCAGACACTCAGGTTGGCGACACTGTAAACATTAAGATCACAAGAGTACTGCGCAAATTCGGATTTGCAGAAAAGGAAGAATAA
- a CDS encoding flavodoxin family protein translates to MGLKALFLNCTLKRSPEISNTRALIDKAVKFFEELGVESEVVRVVDYDVKFGVSSDEGEGDEWPLILDKIKSSDILVIGSPIWMGVRSSVAQLVVERLDGTYADSDPETGQFPLYGKVAGVVITGNEDGAHDVAATTLFNLTHLGCTVPPNVDSYWVGDAGPGPSYIAADGERHLYTNKTVRYMVNNLAFFAKLLKDNPIPTNINKLYEDAMKESD, encoded by the coding sequence ATGGGGTTAAAAGCATTATTTCTGAATTGTACTTTGAAACGTTCTCCTGAAATCTCAAACACAAGGGCTCTTATTGACAAAGCAGTAAAGTTTTTCGAGGAACTTGGTGTTGAAAGTGAAGTTGTCAGGGTTGTAGATTATGACGTAAAGTTTGGTGTATCGTCTGATGAAGGTGAAGGTGATGAGTGGCCACTTATACTGGACAAAATAAAATCCAGCGATATACTTGTAATCGGCTCTCCCATTTGGATGGGTGTGAGATCTTCTGTTGCACAGCTGGTTGTGGAAAGACTTGATGGGACTTATGCAGACAGTGATCCCGAAACAGGGCAGTTTCCTCTATACGGAAAAGTAGCAGGTGTGGTGATAACCGGCAATGAAGACGGGGCACACGATGTTGCAGCAACTACGTTGTTTAACCTGACTCATCTGGGTTGTACTGTTCCTCCAAACGTTGATAGCTACTGGGTAGGCGATGCAGGTCCGGGTCCAAGTTATATTGCTGCCGACGGGGAAAGGCATCTCTATACAAACAAGACTGTCCGGTATATGGTGAATAATCTTGCATTCTTTGCAAAATTACTGAAGGACAACCCAATTCCTACGAATATAAACAAGCTTTATGAGGATGCCATGAAGGAAAGTGACTGA